A genomic segment from Candidatus Brocadia sinica JPN1 encodes:
- the atpG gene encoding ATP synthase F1 subunit gamma — translation MLSTREIKQRIRSITSIKQITRAMEMVAASRLKKVESKVLASRTYTEKMHSVLSHLVSSLEGTHPWFAEKEQAVPVIKVILITADKGLCGAYNNNIIQKVAKFIREKEGKEIKLTLIGKKGYLHFSKGRYASLIEKYIPEGVEKLGYGHVQALAAQLIKGYEANEFGELHIFFTKFHTVMQSFSTSMRLLPIEKGTFESKGKQTGGEYIFEPSAEQIISHLFPKFVETRLYQCILESLTSEYAARRVAMIAATDNAGEMIDELTSSYNKARQAAITKELLEVVSGAEALVR, via the coding sequence ATGCTGAGCACGAGAGAAATTAAACAACGAATCAGAAGTATTACGAGCATCAAGCAGATTACCCGTGCCATGGAAATGGTGGCGGCGAGCAGGCTCAAAAAGGTTGAGTCTAAGGTTCTCGCCTCACGTACCTATACGGAAAAGATGCATTCCGTCCTAAGCCACCTGGTTTCTTCACTTGAAGGTACTCATCCCTGGTTTGCAGAGAAAGAACAGGCGGTTCCCGTTATAAAAGTCATCTTGATTACGGCGGATAAAGGGCTTTGCGGTGCCTATAACAATAATATAATTCAGAAAGTTGCAAAATTTATCAGGGAAAAAGAAGGCAAGGAGATTAAGCTTACCCTTATTGGAAAGAAGGGTTATCTGCATTTCTCTAAAGGACGATATGCTTCTCTCATAGAAAAGTATATTCCAGAGGGTGTAGAGAAACTCGGATATGGACATGTTCAGGCATTAGCGGCTCAGTTAATAAAAGGGTACGAGGCAAATGAGTTTGGAGAATTGCACATATTCTTCACGAAGTTTCATACGGTAATGCAATCTTTTTCTACAAGTATGAGATTGTTACCCATAGAAAAGGGAACCTTCGAATCAAAGGGAAAACAAACCGGCGGTGAATATATTTTTGAACCGTCTGCAGAGCAGATTATTAGCCATCTTTTCCCGAAATTTGTAGAAACCCGGCTTTACCAGTGTATCCTGGAATCGCTGACATCTGAGTATGCTGCCAGACGTGTTGCCATGATCGCAGCAACAGACAATGCTGGTGAAATGATTGATGAATTGACGAGTTCGTATAATAAAGCCCGACAGGCGGCAATCACTAAGGAATTGCTGGAAGTTGTCTCTGGCGCTGAGGCCCTTGTGCGGTAA